The Hahella sp. HNIBRBA332 genome window below encodes:
- a CDS encoding NAD(P)-dependent oxidoreductase: MSETTNISTRPLVIVTGSAGDIGSSLILTLTGKYQVIGMDREETPLADHSYTLDLTSPNDVKKTFDAFREKFGRHIAAVFHLAAYFDFTGEDSPLYEEVNVNGARNLMAALQDFYVERFIYSSTMLVHRASEPDGAPITEETPLDPDWVYPEYKIKAEIIIKENAGAMPYSILRLAGLYDDKQAAPVLSQQIARIYERDLESHLYPGDTDAGQAYVHRQDLMQAFLKTLQRRRDLPKENIMLIGEERVVSYGELQDRIGELIHGKERWRTLRVPKSVAKAGAWVEEKAEPIIPDSIDKGEKPFIKPFMVDMSSDHYELDVSRAADLLDWKPRHALFDDLEKLIANLKKDPQGWYKANDVTPPKSLKAS, from the coding sequence ATGTCGGAAACTACAAACATCTCAACACGACCGTTGGTCATCGTCACCGGTTCCGCTGGCGATATCGGGTCCAGTCTCATTCTTACCCTGACGGGAAAGTATCAGGTTATCGGTATGGATCGTGAAGAAACGCCTCTCGCGGATCACAGCTACACCCTGGACCTGACTTCCCCAAATGACGTCAAGAAAACCTTCGACGCCTTCCGGGAGAAATTTGGCCGTCACATCGCCGCCGTCTTTCATTTGGCCGCGTATTTCGATTTCACCGGGGAAGACTCCCCGCTCTACGAAGAAGTCAACGTGAATGGCGCACGCAATCTCATGGCGGCGTTGCAGGATTTCTACGTGGAGCGCTTCATCTACTCCAGCACCATGCTGGTCCATCGCGCCAGCGAGCCTGACGGCGCCCCCATCACCGAGGAAACGCCCCTGGACCCGGATTGGGTGTATCCTGAGTACAAGATCAAAGCGGAGATCATCATCAAGGAGAATGCTGGCGCTATGCCCTACAGCATCCTGCGTCTCGCCGGCCTGTATGACGACAAACAAGCCGCCCCCGTCTTGTCGCAGCAGATCGCGCGCATCTATGAGAGAGATCTGGAAAGCCATTTGTATCCCGGCGACACCGACGCCGGCCAAGCCTATGTGCATCGTCAGGACTTGATGCAGGCATTTTTGAAAACCTTGCAGCGCCGCCGCGATCTGCCTAAAGAAAACATCATGTTGATTGGCGAAGAACGCGTCGTAAGTTATGGCGAACTGCAGGATCGCATTGGCGAGTTGATTCACGGCAAGGAACGCTGGCGCACCCTGCGAGTTCCTAAGTCAGTGGCCAAGGCCGGCGCTTGGGTGGAGGAAAAGGCTGAGCCGATTATTCCCGACAGCATCGATAAGGGCGAGAAGCCTTTCATCAAGCCATTTATGGTGGACATGTCATCCGATCATTATGAGCTGGATGTCAGTCGCGCCGCCGACCTTCTCGACTGGAAACCGCGGCACGCCCTGTTCGATGACCTGGAGAAGTTGATCGCCAACCTGAAGAAAGATCCTCAAGGCTGGTATAAAGCCAATGACGTCACCCCGCCGAAATCCCTCAAGGCATCTTAA